A window of Raineyella sp. W15-4 contains these coding sequences:
- a CDS encoding sigma-70 family RNA polymerase sigma factor translates to MVDRLAWCTGPPGGAFRGSGALGTEQKADEHDEDAGEQKLIRLARHGDERAFEALFRSHHAGALRYAAHISSTLDPEDLVAEAFARVWSAFRGGGGPEQVFGPYLRTTIRNVATTAATRNREDPLEEDRLEYGIRRNAQVADDGFSGAMAEHEVVATAFNALPARWRSVLWMIDVEGRPTSDVAKDLGMSANGTAALTKRARNGLSRAWLQAHVDRRSEAPDCQWALDRIGGFVRRALSSPQEARVRTHLDQCRECAGAAHRLAHLATSLRIAALIGGGSAAGLIGLWATNAPPSAAARPSGGGSAHASGNSAESGRAGSSAVSGSTPAVKTVAGVAAVVVTVAGVAVAVALGGVPRSSSTSADLAAAQAGRPVTVSPSAGEAAGQAVDGTAAPSAPAAQLADRAAEVSSARLATNPGPSPRPMASIPPVPVPTPSGPVVTPVPVPTPSGPVVTPVPVPTPSGPVVTPVPVPTPSGPVATPQPSPPDKPGPKGHAYGWY, encoded by the coding sequence GTGGTCGACAGGCTGGCATGGTGCACTGGGCCGCCGGGCGGCGCCTTTCGGGGAAGCGGCGCATTGGGAACAGAGCAGAAGGCCGACGAGCACGACGAGGACGCGGGTGAGCAGAAGCTGATCCGGTTGGCTCGTCACGGGGATGAGCGTGCCTTCGAGGCACTGTTCAGGAGCCATCACGCCGGAGCACTCCGGTACGCGGCTCATATCAGCAGCACACTCGATCCGGAGGACCTCGTGGCGGAGGCATTCGCCCGGGTCTGGTCGGCGTTTCGGGGTGGTGGCGGCCCGGAACAGGTGTTCGGACCATACCTGCGGACGACGATCCGGAATGTTGCGACCACCGCCGCCACTCGTAACCGGGAGGACCCCCTCGAGGAGGACCGGCTCGAGTACGGGATCAGGCGTAACGCTCAGGTCGCCGACGACGGGTTCTCCGGGGCAATGGCCGAACACGAAGTGGTGGCCACGGCGTTCAACGCACTTCCGGCGCGGTGGCGCTCGGTGCTGTGGATGATCGACGTGGAAGGGCGTCCCACGTCGGACGTCGCCAAGGACCTCGGTATGTCGGCGAACGGCACTGCGGCGTTGACCAAACGTGCCCGCAACGGCCTGAGTCGGGCTTGGCTTCAGGCACACGTCGACAGGCGCAGCGAAGCACCTGACTGCCAATGGGCCCTGGATCGCATCGGTGGATTCGTACGTCGTGCCCTTAGTTCACCCCAGGAAGCCCGCGTCAGGACACACCTGGACCAGTGCCGAGAGTGCGCCGGGGCCGCTCATCGGCTGGCCCACCTCGCCACCTCTTTGCGCATCGCCGCACTCATCGGTGGCGGGTCCGCGGCCGGCTTGATCGGCTTGTGGGCGACCAACGCTCCGCCGTCCGCCGCTGCGCGGCCGTCCGGCGGTGGGAGCGCCCACGCTTCGGGCAATTCCGCCGAGTCCGGGCGGGCCGGTTCATCCGCAGTGTCCGGCTCGACTCCGGCCGTCAAGACGGTCGCCGGTGTCGCTGCCGTCGTTGTCACCGTCGCGGGTGTTGCGGTGGCGGTGGCTCTGGGCGGCGTGCCCCGCTCGTCATCGACGTCGGCCGACCTGGCCGCGGCCCAGGCCGGCCGACCGGTGACGGTCTCGCCATCGGCGGGTGAAGCTGCCGGGCAGGCGGTTGACGGGACCGCCGCCCCATCGGCTCCGGCCGCTCAGCTCGCCGACCGAGCGGCTGAGGTGAGCTCCGCCCGCCTAGCCACGAACCCCGGGCCGAGCCCGAGGCCGATGGCATCGATCCCGCCGGTTCCGGTGCCGACGCCGAGTGGTCCTGTCGTGACGCCGGTTCCGGTGCCGACGCCGAGTGGTCCTGTTGTGACGCCGGTTCCGGTGCCGACGCCGAGTGGTCCTGTTGTGACGCCGGTTCCGGTGCCGACGCCGAGTGGTCCTGTCGCGACTCCGCAGCCGAGTCCTCCCGACAAGCCCGGGCCCAAGGGTCACGCGTACGGGTGGTACTAG